The following are encoded in a window of Syntrophus gentianae genomic DNA:
- the murC gene encoding UDP-N-acetylmuramate--L-alanine ligase, producing the protein MRKKVRHIHFVGIGGIGMSGIAEVLLNLDYTVSGSDLKSSETTEHLVELGATVFQGHQADNLADVDVVVTSTAVRADNPEVLEAHRRAIPVIPRAEMLAELLKMKVSIAVSGSHGKTTTTSMIATVMASGGLDPTMVIGGKLGSIGSNARLGHGEFIVAEADESDGSFLKLSPSLAVITNIDREHLDHYRDIEDIKAAFLQFANIVPFYGSVILCQDDPHVKAILPDIKRKAITYGLEPTADYRAEAIRFNGATTEYELYYRTEYLGTVTLSVPGLFNVYNSLATVAVARELEMTFPAIREGLKSYIGVGRRMEVKGNVGGVTVVDDYGHHPTEISATLAAARQVWKSRMIVVFQPHRYTRTQALFQEFLGSFTEADLLIVTDIYPASEDPIEGVTSAALCEGIRSFSHRDVLYIPDFNDITDYLLSVVQPEDVVITQGAGSVNTIGVSLLNRLKEVENSRAA; encoded by the coding sequence ATGCGCAAAAAGGTGCGCCACATTCATTTCGTCGGGATCGGTGGTATCGGCATGAGCGGAATCGCCGAGGTCCTCCTGAATCTTGACTATACGGTCAGCGGATCGGATTTGAAGTCTTCGGAGACCACCGAGCATCTCGTCGAGCTGGGCGCCACGGTATTTCAGGGGCATCAGGCCGACAATCTGGCCGATGTCGACGTGGTGGTTACCTCGACGGCGGTACGGGCGGATAATCCCGAAGTTCTGGAGGCGCATCGAAGAGCGATCCCCGTCATTCCTCGAGCGGAAATGCTGGCGGAATTGCTGAAGATGAAAGTATCCATTGCCGTCTCTGGAAGTCACGGCAAGACCACGACAACGTCGATGATCGCCACGGTCATGGCCAGCGGCGGACTGGATCCGACCATGGTGATCGGAGGCAAGCTGGGGAGTATCGGGAGCAACGCCCGGCTGGGGCACGGGGAGTTCATCGTGGCGGAGGCGGATGAAAGCGATGGTTCTTTTCTGAAACTGTCGCCGTCCTTGGCCGTCATTACCAATATCGATCGGGAGCATCTGGATCATTACCGGGACATCGAAGACATCAAGGCTGCCTTTCTTCAGTTCGCCAACATCGTGCCCTTTTATGGCTCCGTCATCCTCTGTCAGGATGACCCTCACGTCAAGGCGATTCTGCCGGATATCAAGCGCAAGGCCATTACCTACGGGCTGGAGCCCACGGCGGACTACCGGGCGGAAGCGATCCGTTTCAACGGGGCAACGACGGAGTATGAACTCTATTACCGGACGGAATATCTGGGAACCGTAACGCTTTCCGTTCCAGGGCTCTTCAATGTGTATAATTCCCTGGCGACGGTGGCGGTTGCCAGGGAACTGGAAATGACCTTCCCGGCCATCAGGGAAGGCTTGAAAAGCTATATCGGTGTCGGCCGGCGGATGGAGGTCAAAGGGAACGTGGGCGGAGTGACCGTTGTGGATGACTATGGCCATCATCCCACGGAGATCAGCGCCACGCTGGCGGCAGCCCGGCAGGTCTGGAAGAGCCGGATGATCGTGGTTTTTCAACCCCACCGGTATACGCGGACCCAGGCCCTCTTCCAGGAGTTTCTGGGATCCTTTACCGAAGCGGACCTCCTGATCGTGACGGATATCTATCCCGCCAGTGAGGACCCCATTGAAGGGGTGACCTCTGCGGCGCTTTGCGAAGGCATCCGTTCCTTTTCGCACCGGGATGTTCTCTATATCCCGGATTTCAATGACATCACGGACTACCTGCTATCCGTCGTTCAACCGGAGGATGTGGTCATCACTCAGGGTGCGGGCAGCGTCAATACCATTGGAGTGTCTCTGTTGAATCGGCTGAAGGAGGTCGAGAATTCCCGTGCGGCATGA
- a CDS encoding cell division protein FtsQ/DivIB produces MKRAFRRKLEARKYRLKRRGRSISMDLSRSILLIFLVMSIAVLLVFVYNFTISAPCFRIRETVVRGCREVTEKEVLLLSSLKSSQGLLTLNEEAVLRRIRANPWIKTVSLGREFPDRLVIQISERSAIAVIRQEANLYLMDQEGVIFKKLGKNDEVDLPVLTGLYVQGKLNEALLKSARDLLHDLAASKSYPTLDRISEIQGNEVLGLSIFTDNGFCIVLGFDGYRAKLQRLSLILEDMQRRPLEGNFFRIDLRNTLKVTVSRRDIPAPKGPASPQQEYKL; encoded by the coding sequence ATGAAGAGGGCTTTCAGAAGAAAGCTGGAAGCAAGAAAGTATCGATTGAAACGGCGCGGCAGGTCCATTTCCATGGACCTTTCCCGGTCGATTCTGCTGATCTTTCTGGTGATGTCCATCGCCGTTCTCCTGGTCTTTGTCTATAATTTTACCATCAGCGCCCCCTGTTTCCGCATCCGGGAAACGGTTGTCCGAGGATGCCGGGAAGTCACGGAAAAGGAAGTGCTTCTTCTGAGTTCTTTAAAATCTTCGCAGGGGCTGCTGACACTGAATGAAGAGGCCGTTCTGCGGCGGATTCGGGCCAATCCCTGGATCAAGACGGTTTCCCTCGGCAGGGAATTTCCGGATCGTCTGGTGATCCAGATTTCCGAGCGTTCCGCGATCGCCGTGATCCGACAGGAAGCCAATCTGTATCTGATGGATCAGGAGGGCGTTATTTTCAAGAAGCTGGGAAAGAACGATGAAGTCGATCTTCCCGTGCTGACCGGTCTTTATGTCCAGGGGAAATTGAACGAGGCTCTTTTGAAAAGTGCGCGGGATCTGTTACACGATCTTGCCGCTTCGAAATCGTATCCAACCCTCGACCGGATATCGGAAATCCAGGGAAACGAGGTTCTGGGCCTTTCGATTTTTACCGACAACGGATTTTGTATCGTTTTGGGATTTGATGGTTATCGCGCCAAATTGCAGCGCCTCTCCCTGATTCTGGAAGATATGCAACGGCGTCCCCTGGAAGGGAATTTCTTCCGGATCGATTTGAGAAATACCTTGAAAGTAACCGTTTCCAGAAGAGATATTCCCGCTCCCAAAGGCCCTGCAAGTCCGCAGCAGGAATATAAACTGTAG
- the murG gene encoding undecaprenyldiphospho-muramoylpentapeptide beta-N-acetylglucosaminyltransferase, with protein sequence MTVRVIIAGGGTGGHLFPGVAIAEEWLRRNEENRVLFIGTKRGIEKRVLKDLGFSLKLLNVEGIKGRGMIRSAMALLKLPGSLLQSMRILRSFRPDIVIGVGGYASGPAVVAARLMGIRTAITEQNSIPGLTNRLLGWFVDRIFLSFADGGKWFPAKKTQISGNPIRAAFFGGKPVIEKVSDRFSLLIFGGSQGAHAINSALQAALPFLKPLQGVLSIVHQTGEKDCESMSAAYAAQGFNARVVPFIRDMASAYEAADLLICRAGATSIAEITAMGKAAILIPFPYAIGDHQTENAKVLLKAGAAVMIPEKDLVGTRLADEIKNLHDHPSLLKDIAGRAANMGNIYAASDIVDTCLAMIKK encoded by the coding sequence ATGACGGTTCGCGTGATCATTGCCGGCGGCGGTACCGGGGGGCACCTTTTCCCCGGTGTGGCCATTGCGGAGGAATGGCTCCGGCGGAATGAAGAGAACCGGGTTCTTTTCATCGGCACCAAACGGGGCATAGAAAAGAGAGTCCTGAAGGATCTTGGCTTCTCTCTGAAACTCCTGAATGTGGAAGGCATCAAGGGAAGGGGAATGATCCGGTCGGCGATGGCTCTTTTGAAGCTTCCGGGAAGTCTCCTGCAGTCGATGCGGATTTTGCGCTCCTTCCGGCCGGACATCGTCATCGGTGTCGGAGGCTATGCGTCCGGTCCGGCCGTCGTAGCGGCCCGGTTGATGGGGATTCGGACGGCCATTACCGAGCAGAATTCCATCCCCGGATTGACCAATCGGCTGCTGGGCTGGTTTGTGGATCGGATCTTTCTCAGCTTTGCCGATGGGGGAAAGTGGTTCCCGGCGAAAAAGACCCAGATTTCGGGAAATCCGATCCGGGCAGCCTTTTTCGGTGGCAAGCCGGTGATTGAAAAAGTGTCGGACCGATTTTCTCTGCTGATATTCGGCGGCAGCCAGGGGGCTCATGCCATCAATTCGGCTCTCCAGGCGGCTCTTCCCTTTTTGAAGCCTCTGCAGGGCGTCCTCTCCATTGTTCATCAGACAGGGGAAAAGGATTGTGAAAGCATGTCCGCCGCTTATGCGGCACAGGGTTTTAACGCCCGGGTTGTCCCCTTCATCCGGGACATGGCTTCTGCTTACGAGGCCGCCGATCTGTTGATCTGCCGGGCCGGCGCCACCTCCATTGCCGAAATCACCGCCATGGGCAAAGCGGCGATCCTTATCCCCTTTCCCTATGCGATCGGGGACCATCAGACCGAGAACGCCAAGGTCCTGCTCAAGGCCGGAGCAGCCGTCATGATTCCGGAAAAGGACCTCGTCGGCACCAGGCTGGCGGATGAGATAAAAAATCTCCATGATCATCCTTCCCTGCTGAAGGATATCGCGGGCAGGGCAGCGAATATGGGAAATATTTACGCCGCTTCGGATATCGTTGATACCTGTCTGGCTATGATTAAGAAATAA
- the murB gene encoding UDP-N-acetylmuramate dehydrogenase, whose translation MRHDASFQEELTSCVSDAVLFDEPLDRHTSMGVGGPADALVSPQSREDLARLISLLRKNKVPYLALGNGTNLLVRDGGYRGVVVSLQGLKHLTWSPSADGAIRVRAEAGVPLAAIVRLCQKESLTGMEFCAGIPGSVGGAVRMNAGAYGREMKDVVAEVTVLNEHQALENRSCRDLTFEYRRLILPDSAVIVSAEFVLYPGNREEIAVRIDEILSLRKKKHPLNLRNAGSIFKNPRSIPAGRLIEEVGLKGKRRGDAMVSELHGNFIVNLGHARTAEIVDLMEEIQVRVRDARDIHLEAEVQIVGEDG comes from the coding sequence GTGCGGCATGATGCCTCTTTCCAGGAAGAGTTGACATCCTGTGTCTCGGATGCCGTCCTTTTCGATGAGCCTCTGGACCGTCATACCTCCATGGGAGTGGGTGGTCCCGCGGATGCCCTGGTTTCTCCTCAAAGCCGGGAGGATCTGGCGCGGCTGATTTCCCTGCTCCGGAAGAACAAGGTGCCCTATCTGGCTTTGGGCAATGGGACCAACCTTCTTGTCCGGGATGGGGGATACCGGGGGGTCGTTGTTTCTCTCCAGGGCTTAAAGCATCTAACCTGGTCGCCAAGCGCTGACGGAGCGATTCGAGTACGGGCTGAAGCCGGTGTTCCCCTGGCGGCGATCGTTCGTCTCTGTCAAAAAGAATCTCTGACCGGCATGGAGTTCTGTGCCGGTATCCCCGGCAGTGTCGGCGGGGCGGTTCGGATGAATGCCGGGGCCTATGGGAGAGAAATGAAGGATGTGGTGGCGGAGGTAACCGTTTTGAATGAGCATCAGGCGTTGGAGAACCGCTCCTGCCGGGATCTTACCTTTGAATACCGCCGTCTGATTCTTCCCGATTCCGCTGTGATTGTCAGCGCCGAGTTCGTCCTGTATCCCGGTAATCGGGAAGAAATCGCGGTGAGGATTGACGAAATTCTGTCTTTGCGGAAAAAAAAGCATCCCCTGAACCTGCGCAATGCGGGTTCCATCTTTAAAAATCCCCGCAGTATCCCCGCGGGTCGGCTGATCGAAGAAGTCGGGTTGAAGGGGAAGCGCCGGGGAGACGCCATGGTTTCTGAACTTCATGGCAACTTTATCGTCAATCTGGGCCATGCCCGGACTGCCGAAATTGTAGATCTGATGGAAGAAATTCAGGTTCGGGTCAGAGATGCCCGGGACATCCATCTGGAAGCTGAGGTCCAGATTGTCGGAGAGGATGGATGA